A region of Phalacrocorax carbo chromosome 9, bPhaCar2.1, whole genome shotgun sequence DNA encodes the following proteins:
- the TMEM63C gene encoding calcium permeable stress-gated cation channel 1, with product MESMYSVEPAPDGASPTSLDVLSFMDALVNSTEEQCFSVRSRSTVLEGLPFGGVPTVLAINFILWLFLLLVFSCLRKAAWDYGRLALLMDNDSLTSLFYGEQSEKEKSPSESSPLDIDNKDVGFCSWLISIYQMKDEEIQSKCGIDATTYLSFQRHLLVLLMLVCVLSVAVILPVNFSGDLLGHNPTHFGRTTIANIPTQDHLLWLHSIFALIYFILTILCMAHHSVHLEYRENEKVAWTLMVTNIPKEITDTSLIIKHFHEAYPSCTVTNVQFCFDVRKLMKLDAERRKAMKGRLYFTTKAQKEGKIMIKTHPCARIFCCRFCGFEQVDAEQYYGELEEKLTDEFNAERNRIALKRLDMAFVTFQDERMTAVILKDYSHIRCRKYPQQSSVTTVVKSHHWGVRYAPAPGDIIWENLSVRGTSWWVRFILLNICLFVLLFFLTTPAIIVNTMDMFNVTQPVESLKNPIITQFFPTLLLWAFSVFLPFLVYYSAFFESHWTRSSENQLTMHKCFFFLVFMVIILPSLGLSSLDLFFRWLFDTHFLDEANIKFQCVFLPDNGAFFVNYVVTSSLIGTAMELLRIPGLLVYTARLCFAKSEPERLHVKRSQAYQFQFGLEYAWTCCIFSVVMTYSITCPIIVPFGLLYMLLKHMVDRYNIYYVYIPTKLNQRLHVAAISQVVVAPILCMFWLLFFSILRLGPTRPVTLFTFVVLLSCIVFSFFGLCLKKLQPRKPSSYQMSDQSESTFNDMERSSVSSTPNSNLFVATVLQEPELSLTPAASPAHQSYGTMGNHLEPAEDGEDGGLQSFETELETVEGEYRSGHMMESQARYQ from the exons ATGGAGAGTATGTACTCAGTGGAACCAGCACCTGATGGTGCCAGCCCCACCTCGCTGGACGTGCTCAGCTTCATGGATGCCCTGGTGAACAGCACAGAGGAACAATGCTTCAGTGTGCGCTCCCGCAGCACCGTCCTGGAAGGGCTGCCATTCGGCGGCGTGCCTACCGTGCTTGCCATCAACTTCATCCTCTGGCTG TTTCTCCTCCTGGTCTTCTCCTGCCTTCGGAAAGCGGCTTGGGATTACGGGCGCCTGGCACTGCTGATGGACAATGATAG TTTGACGTCACTTTTCTACGGAGAGCAGAGTGAGAAGGAGAAGTCCCCATCGGAGAGCAGCCCCCTGGACATCGACAACAAGGACGTG GGTTTCTGCTCCTGGCTCATTTCTATCTACCAGATGAA GGACGAGGAGATTCAGAGCAAGTGTGGGATCGATGCCACCACCTACCTCTCCTTCCAGCGGCACCTCCTGGTCCTGCTGATGCTGGTCTGTGTGCTCTCTGTGGCCGTCATCCTGCCCGTCAACTTCTCGGGGGACCTCCTGG GACACAATCCCACCCACTTTGGCAGGACAACCATCGCCAACATCCCAACACA gGACCATCTCCTGTGGCTGCACAGTATCTTTGCCCTCATCTATTTCATCCTCACCATCCTCTGCATGGCTCACCACTCCGTCCACCTTGAATACAGAGAGAATGAGAAG gTCGCCTGGACACTGATGGTTACCAACATCCCAAAGGAGATCACAGACACTTCACTTATCATCAAGCATTTCCA TGAGGCTTATCCCAGCTGCACCGTCACCAATGTCCAGTTCTGCTTTGATGTGCGCAAGCTGATGAAGCTGGATGCAGAGAG GCGCAAGGCAATGAAGGGACGGCTTTACTTCACTACCAAGGCACAGAAAGAGGGGAAGATCATGATCAAAACCCACCCCTGTGCCCGCATCTTCTGCTGCCGCTTCTGTGGCTTTGAGCAG gtGGATGCTGAGCAGTACTatggggagctggaggagaagcTCACGGATGAGTTCAATGCTGAGCGCAACCGCATCGCGCTCAAGCGACTCGACATGGCCTTTGTCACCTTCCAGGATGAGCGGATGACAGCTGT gaTTTTGAAGGACTACAGCCACATCCGGTGCCGCAAGTACCCCCAGCAGTCCTCTGTCACCACCGTGGTCAAGTCACACCACTGGGGAGTTCGCTATGCCCCTGCACCTGGAGATATTATCTG GGAGAATTTATCAGTCCGTGGCACATCTTGGTGGGTAAGATTCATCCTCCTTAATATCTGCCTCTTcgtccttctcttcttcctcaccaCGCCAGCCATCATCGTCAACACCATGGACATGTTCAACGTCACACAGCCTGTGGAGAGCCTCAAG AACCCCATCATCACCCAGTTCTTCCCCACACTGCTGCTCTGGGCCTTTTCCGTCTTCCTGCCATTCCTCGTCTACTACTCAGCATTCTTCGAGTCGCACTGGACAAG GTCAAGTGAAAATCAGCTCACCATGCACAAGTGCTTCTTCTTCCTGGTGTTCATGGTCATCATCCTGCCCTCACTGGGGCTGAGCAG CCTGGACCTTTTTTTCCGCTGGCTCTTCGACACCCACTTTCTGGACGAGGCCAATATCAAGTTCCA GTGTGTTTTCCTCCCGGACAACGGCGCTTTCTTCGTCAACTATGTGGTCACCTCCAGCCTGATTGGGACAGCCATGGAGCTGCTGCGCATCCCAGGCCTCCTTGTCTACACTGCCCGCCTCTGCTTTGCCAAGTCTGAGCCTGAGCGGCTCCATGTCAAGCGG AGCCAAGCCTACCAGTTCCAGTTTGGACTGGAGTACGCCTGGACCTGCTGCATCTTCTCTGTCGTCATGACCTACAGCATCACCTGCCCCATCATCGTCCCCTTCG GGTTGCTCTACATGCTGCTTAAGCACATGGTTGACCGGTACAACATTTACTACGTGTACATCCCCACCAAGCTGAACCAGCGCCTCCACGTTGCTGCCATCAGCCAGGTTGTGGTGGCCCCCATCCTCTGCATGTTCTGGCTGCTCTTCTTCTCCATCCTGCGCCTTG GTCCCACCCGACCTGTCACCCTCTTCACCTTTGTGGTCCTCCTCTCCTGCATTGTCTTCTCCTTCTTTGGCCTCTGCTTGAAGAAGCTGCAGCCGCGGAAACCCTCCAGCTACCAG aTGTCCGACCAGTCTGAGAGCACCTTCAACGACATGGAGCGGAGCAGTGTTTCCTCCACCCCCAACTCTAAT CTCTTTGTGGCCACCGTCCTGCAGGAGCCTGAGCTGAGTCTGACGCCGGCAgcctccccggctcaccagTCCTATGGCACCATGGGCAACCACTTGGAGCCAGCAGAGgatggggaggatggggggcTGCAGAGCTTCGAGACAGAGCTGGAGACAGTGGAGGGCGAGTACAGGAGCGGTCACATGATGGAGAGCCAGGCCCGCTACCAGTGA